One Oreochromis niloticus isolate F11D_XX linkage group LG16, O_niloticus_UMD_NMBU, whole genome shotgun sequence genomic window carries:
- the LOC100692609 gene encoding ICOS ligand isoform X3, producing the protein MMAKKRFYFFFALCGFPLVAASSETNGTRGEPLLWQCTLSEQFDPEKVGIYWQNQNNNEMLHYYRNGKEDLEHQSVSFKNRTKIFPDQLRSGNLSLIIDPLMPEDNLKSLKVVFNHAGDIKDKLCQTMVHVAANFKEPNIEINQKKMTATCTTQGGFPEPELAWISTDHEGHERALEPPDVLTLQIHKEEDGTYSIISTANFTGSKTVTCTVYNPTSNKTVGATADLPAAPNPESKQETDEVPSEGLPVAATAVIGVFIVLVVLVVLAAFGYKKCKSPTETTEV; encoded by the exons ATGATGGCAAAGAAAaggttttatttcttctttg CTCTCTGTGGGTTCCCACTGGTGGCAGCTTCCTCTGAAACTAATGGAACCAGAGGAGAGCCGTTACTCTGGCAGTGCACACTCAGTGAACAGTTTGATCCAGAGAAAGTCGGCATTTACTGGCAGaaccaaaataataatgaaatgctCCACTATTACAGAAATGGAAAGGAGGATTTGGAACATCAAAGcgtgtcatttaaaaacagaaccaaaatcTTTCCTGATCAGTTACGATCTGGAAACTTGTCCCTTATCATCGATCCGCTGATGCCTGAAGACAACCTGAAGTCCCTTAAAGTCGTTTTCAACCATGCAGGAGATATCAAGGACAAACTCTGCCAAACCATGGTTCATGTAGCAG CTAATTTTAAGGAGCCAAACATCGAGATCAACCAAAAGAAGATGACAGCAACTTGCACAACACAGGGGGGCTTTCCTGAACCTGAACTGGCATGGATTTCCACCGACCATGAAGGACATGAACGTGCACTGGAACCACCTGATGTTCTGACCCTGCAGATCCACAAGGAGGAAGACGGCACCTACAGCATCATCAGCACAGCCAACTTCACGGGGTCAAAGACGGTGACCTGCACGGTTTACAACCCAACTTCTAACAAGACTGTGGGAGCAACTGCAGACCTGCCTGCAG CTCCAAACCCCGAGTCCAAACAGGAGACAGATGAGGTCCCCA GTGAAGGCCTGCCTGTGGCTGCAACGGCTGTGATTGGAGTATTTATAGTACTTGTAGTACTCGTAGTACTCGCAGCCTTTGGCTACAAGAAATGTAA ATCACCAACAGAGACAACAGAGGTCTAA
- the LOC100692609 gene encoding ICOS ligand isoform X4, whose translation MMAKKRFYFFFALCGFPLVAASSETNGTRGEPLLWQCTLSEQFDPEKVGIYWQNQNNNEMLHYYRNGKEDLEHQSVSFKNRTKIFPDQLRSGNLSLIIDPLMPEDNLKSLKVVFNHAGDIKDKLCQTMVHVAANFKEPNIEINQKKMTATCTTQGGFPEPELAWISTDHEGHERALEPPDVLTLQIHKEEDGTYSIISTANFTGSKTVTCTVYNPTSNKTVGATADLPAGEGLPVAATAVIGVFIVLVVLVVLAAFGYKKCKSPTETTEV comes from the exons ATGATGGCAAAGAAAaggttttatttcttctttg CTCTCTGTGGGTTCCCACTGGTGGCAGCTTCCTCTGAAACTAATGGAACCAGAGGAGAGCCGTTACTCTGGCAGTGCACACTCAGTGAACAGTTTGATCCAGAGAAAGTCGGCATTTACTGGCAGaaccaaaataataatgaaatgctCCACTATTACAGAAATGGAAAGGAGGATTTGGAACATCAAAGcgtgtcatttaaaaacagaaccaaaatcTTTCCTGATCAGTTACGATCTGGAAACTTGTCCCTTATCATCGATCCGCTGATGCCTGAAGACAACCTGAAGTCCCTTAAAGTCGTTTTCAACCATGCAGGAGATATCAAGGACAAACTCTGCCAAACCATGGTTCATGTAGCAG CTAATTTTAAGGAGCCAAACATCGAGATCAACCAAAAGAAGATGACAGCAACTTGCACAACACAGGGGGGCTTTCCTGAACCTGAACTGGCATGGATTTCCACCGACCATGAAGGACATGAACGTGCACTGGAACCACCTGATGTTCTGACCCTGCAGATCCACAAGGAGGAAGACGGCACCTACAGCATCATCAGCACAGCCAACTTCACGGGGTCAAAGACGGTGACCTGCACGGTTTACAACCCAACTTCTAACAAGACTGTGGGAGCAACTGCAGACCTGCCTGCAG GTGAAGGCCTGCCTGTGGCTGCAACGGCTGTGATTGGAGTATTTATAGTACTTGTAGTACTCGTAGTACTCGCAGCCTTTGGCTACAAGAAATGTAA ATCACCAACAGAGACAACAGAGGTCTAA
- the LOC100692609 gene encoding ICOS ligand isoform X1 produces the protein MMAKKRFYFFFALCGFPLVAASSETNGTRGEPLLWQCTLSEQFDPEKVGIYWQNQNNNEMLHYYRNGKEDLEHQSVSFKNRTKIFPDQLRSGNLSLIIDPLMPEDNLKSLKVVFNHAGDIKDKLCQTMVHVAANFKEPNIEINQKKMTATCTTQGGFPEPELAWISTDHEGHERALEPPDVLTLQIHKEEDGTYSIISTANFTGSKTVTCTVYNPTSNKTVGATADLPAAPNPESKQETDEVPSEGLPVAATAVIGVFIVLVVLVVLAAFGYKKYHQQRQQRSNGPEPSAAYLSNGALLAENGGADSRRESPREAQL, from the exons ATGATGGCAAAGAAAaggttttatttcttctttg CTCTCTGTGGGTTCCCACTGGTGGCAGCTTCCTCTGAAACTAATGGAACCAGAGGAGAGCCGTTACTCTGGCAGTGCACACTCAGTGAACAGTTTGATCCAGAGAAAGTCGGCATTTACTGGCAGaaccaaaataataatgaaatgctCCACTATTACAGAAATGGAAAGGAGGATTTGGAACATCAAAGcgtgtcatttaaaaacagaaccaaaatcTTTCCTGATCAGTTACGATCTGGAAACTTGTCCCTTATCATCGATCCGCTGATGCCTGAAGACAACCTGAAGTCCCTTAAAGTCGTTTTCAACCATGCAGGAGATATCAAGGACAAACTCTGCCAAACCATGGTTCATGTAGCAG CTAATTTTAAGGAGCCAAACATCGAGATCAACCAAAAGAAGATGACAGCAACTTGCACAACACAGGGGGGCTTTCCTGAACCTGAACTGGCATGGATTTCCACCGACCATGAAGGACATGAACGTGCACTGGAACCACCTGATGTTCTGACCCTGCAGATCCACAAGGAGGAAGACGGCACCTACAGCATCATCAGCACAGCCAACTTCACGGGGTCAAAGACGGTGACCTGCACGGTTTACAACCCAACTTCTAACAAGACTGTGGGAGCAACTGCAGACCTGCCTGCAG CTCCAAACCCCGAGTCCAAACAGGAGACAGATGAGGTCCCCA GTGAAGGCCTGCCTGTGGCTGCAACGGCTGTGATTGGAGTATTTATAGTACTTGTAGTACTCGTAGTACTCGCAGCCTTTGGCTACAAGAAAT ATCACCAACAGAGACAACAGAGGTCTAACGGTCCTGAGCCGTCAGCTGCTTATCTTTCCAACGGTGCTTTGCTAGCAGAGAATGGAG GGGCAGACAGCCGAAGAGAAAGCCCAAGAGAAGCACAGCTCTGA
- the LOC100692609 gene encoding ICOS ligand isoform X2: MMAKKRFYFFFALCGFPLVAASSETNGTRGEPLLWQCTLSEQFDPEKVGIYWQNQNNNEMLHYYRNGKEDLEHQSVSFKNRTKIFPDQLRSGNLSLIIDPLMPEDNLKSLKVVFNHAGDIKDKLCQTMVHVAANFKEPNIEINQKKMTATCTTQGGFPEPELAWISTDHEGHERALEPPDVLTLQIHKEEDGTYSIISTANFTGSKTVTCTVYNPTSNKTVGATADLPAGEGLPVAATAVIGVFIVLVVLVVLAAFGYKKYHQQRQQRSNGPEPSAAYLSNGALLAENGGADSRRESPREAQL, encoded by the exons ATGATGGCAAAGAAAaggttttatttcttctttg CTCTCTGTGGGTTCCCACTGGTGGCAGCTTCCTCTGAAACTAATGGAACCAGAGGAGAGCCGTTACTCTGGCAGTGCACACTCAGTGAACAGTTTGATCCAGAGAAAGTCGGCATTTACTGGCAGaaccaaaataataatgaaatgctCCACTATTACAGAAATGGAAAGGAGGATTTGGAACATCAAAGcgtgtcatttaaaaacagaaccaaaatcTTTCCTGATCAGTTACGATCTGGAAACTTGTCCCTTATCATCGATCCGCTGATGCCTGAAGACAACCTGAAGTCCCTTAAAGTCGTTTTCAACCATGCAGGAGATATCAAGGACAAACTCTGCCAAACCATGGTTCATGTAGCAG CTAATTTTAAGGAGCCAAACATCGAGATCAACCAAAAGAAGATGACAGCAACTTGCACAACACAGGGGGGCTTTCCTGAACCTGAACTGGCATGGATTTCCACCGACCATGAAGGACATGAACGTGCACTGGAACCACCTGATGTTCTGACCCTGCAGATCCACAAGGAGGAAGACGGCACCTACAGCATCATCAGCACAGCCAACTTCACGGGGTCAAAGACGGTGACCTGCACGGTTTACAACCCAACTTCTAACAAGACTGTGGGAGCAACTGCAGACCTGCCTGCAG GTGAAGGCCTGCCTGTGGCTGCAACGGCTGTGATTGGAGTATTTATAGTACTTGTAGTACTCGTAGTACTCGCAGCCTTTGGCTACAAGAAAT ATCACCAACAGAGACAACAGAGGTCTAACGGTCCTGAGCCGTCAGCTGCTTATCTTTCCAACGGTGCTTTGCTAGCAGAGAATGGAG GGGCAGACAGCCGAAGAGAAAGCCCAAGAGAAGCACAGCTCTGA
- the LOC100692609 gene encoding ICOS ligand isoform X5 → MLHYYRNGKEDLEHQSVSFKNRTKIFPDQLRSGNLSLIIDPLMPEDNLKSLKVVFNHAGDIKDKLCQTMVHVAANFKEPNIEINQKKMTATCTTQGGFPEPELAWISTDHEGHERALEPPDVLTLQIHKEEDGTYSIISTANFTGSKTVTCTVYNPTSNKTVGATADLPAAPNPESKQETDEVPSEGLPVAATAVIGVFIVLVVLVVLAAFGYKKYHQQRQQRSNGPEPSAAYLSNGALLAENGGADSRRESPREAQL, encoded by the exons atgctCCACTATTACAGAAATGGAAAGGAGGATTTGGAACATCAAAGcgtgtcatttaaaaacagaaccaaaatcTTTCCTGATCAGTTACGATCTGGAAACTTGTCCCTTATCATCGATCCGCTGATGCCTGAAGACAACCTGAAGTCCCTTAAAGTCGTTTTCAACCATGCAGGAGATATCAAGGACAAACTCTGCCAAACCATGGTTCATGTAGCAG CTAATTTTAAGGAGCCAAACATCGAGATCAACCAAAAGAAGATGACAGCAACTTGCACAACACAGGGGGGCTTTCCTGAACCTGAACTGGCATGGATTTCCACCGACCATGAAGGACATGAACGTGCACTGGAACCACCTGATGTTCTGACCCTGCAGATCCACAAGGAGGAAGACGGCACCTACAGCATCATCAGCACAGCCAACTTCACGGGGTCAAAGACGGTGACCTGCACGGTTTACAACCCAACTTCTAACAAGACTGTGGGAGCAACTGCAGACCTGCCTGCAG CTCCAAACCCCGAGTCCAAACAGGAGACAGATGAGGTCCCCA GTGAAGGCCTGCCTGTGGCTGCAACGGCTGTGATTGGAGTATTTATAGTACTTGTAGTACTCGTAGTACTCGCAGCCTTTGGCTACAAGAAAT ATCACCAACAGAGACAACAGAGGTCTAACGGTCCTGAGCCGTCAGCTGCTTATCTTTCCAACGGTGCTTTGCTAGCAGAGAATGGAG GGGCAGACAGCCGAAGAGAAAGCCCAAGAGAAGCACAGCTCTGA